One Nitrososphaerota archaeon genomic region harbors:
- the rplX gene encoding 50S ribosomal protein L24 translates to MKPTTIRNRTIYQASQSFRSKLLSGHLSKDLKNKYHKRSVRVTEGDTVKVVRGEFKGVSGKVTRVSSMKNGVAVEGIKKEKLKGGNLDVFIHTSNVIVTDLNTEDKWRVAKLEGKSTKPAKEAKPAAPKPAPKKEANKDKETKAAKPKKESK, encoded by the coding sequence ATGAAGCCAACAACAATCCGCAACAGGACAATTTACCAAGCATCTCAGTCATTTAGAAGCAAGCTTCTCAGCGGACACCTATCAAAAGACCTCAAAAACAAATACCACAAACGAAGCGTCCGAGTAACTGAAGGCGATACGGTAAAAGTGGTTCGAGGGGAATTCAAAGGAGTCTCTGGAAAAGTAACTCGAGTTTCTTCCATGAAAAATGGAGTAGCAGTTGAAGGAATCAAAAAAGAAAAACTAAAGGGCGGAAACCTGGACGTATTCATCCACACATCAAATGTTATAGTAACTGATCTAAACACCGAGGACAAGTGGCGAGTAGCAAAGCTGGAAGGCAAATCCACTAAACCAGCAAAGGAGGCAAAGCCAGCAGCTCCAAAACCAGCGCCAAAAAAAGAAGCAAATAAAGACAAAGAAACAAAAGCGGCCAAACCAAAAAAGGAGAGTAAGTAA
- a CDS encoding 30S ribosomal protein S4e yields MPRIAGSKKLKRQMAPMFWGITRKSPRFVTTVRPGPHSKNFSIPSAVFLRDTLKLVTTAREAEYAIYNGKVSVDGVKRKSVHHGIGLMDVVELVGVQDIYRLVPKQGHILEPIKIKSSEKSVKLVKVTSKTTIRKGKTQLGFHDGRSLLSDTKVNVGDSCLMQVPEQKINEVLPLEKGAKVLVTKGVNAGQLADVKEIKEGTFVLPKRALLSLGKREIEIPSDLVMVVGKKEPVIQIA; encoded by the coding sequence ATGCCACGAATAGCAGGAAGTAAGAAACTCAAAAGACAAATGGCTCCAATGTTTTGGGGTATAACCAGAAAGAGTCCAAGATTTGTAACAACGGTACGACCAGGACCACATTCAAAGAATTTCTCAATTCCTAGCGCAGTCTTCCTAAGAGATACACTAAAACTCGTAACAACAGCAAGAGAGGCGGAATATGCCATATACAACGGCAAAGTTTCAGTTGACGGAGTAAAAAGAAAGTCAGTCCACCACGGAATCGGACTAATGGATGTTGTAGAGTTGGTAGGAGTCCAGGACATTTACAGACTGGTTCCAAAGCAAGGACACATACTAGAACCAATCAAGATCAAGTCATCAGAAAAATCAGTCAAGCTAGTCAAGGTCACAAGCAAGACCACAATCCGAAAGGGCAAAACCCAGCTAGGATTCCATGATGGTCGCTCACTGCTCTCTGACACAAAGGTAAATGTTGGAGATTCATGTCTCATGCAGGTACCGGAACAAAAAATCAACGAGGTACTTCCACTGGAAAAAGGTGCCAAGGTACTCGTAACAAAAGGAGTAAACGCAGGACAGCTAGCAGATGTGAAAGAAATCAAGGAAGGAACATTCGTTCTTCCAAAACGAGCATTATTGTCATTAGGTAAGCGTGAAATCGAAATCCCATCAGATCTTGTAATGGTGGTTGGCAAAAAGGAGCCAGTAATCCAAATAGCGTGA
- a CDS encoding 50S ribosomal protein L5 produces MMSATQNEMKTIRLEKVVLNMGVGKSGDAIEVAKKALDQISGKKSCARDAKGTQRDWGVRKGEPIGVAVTVRDEDATKLLKRLLEAVGNRLKGRSFDNFGNVSFGIKEHIDIPGIKYDPQIGILGMEVAVTITRPGFSIRLRSRHKASVGHEHRISREEAQQFLTREFGVIII; encoded by the coding sequence ATCATGTCGGCAACACAAAACGAAATGAAAACAATTCGACTAGAAAAAGTAGTTCTCAACATGGGCGTAGGCAAGTCCGGAGACGCAATCGAAGTTGCAAAAAAAGCACTAGATCAAATCTCTGGAAAAAAATCCTGCGCTCGAGACGCCAAGGGCACGCAACGAGACTGGGGAGTTAGAAAGGGAGAACCAATCGGAGTCGCTGTAACAGTACGTGACGAAGACGCAACCAAGCTGCTAAAGCGACTGCTAGAGGCAGTAGGAAATCGACTAAAGGGAAGATCCTTTGATAATTTCGGTAACGTTTCCTTTGGAATCAAAGAACACATCGACATTCCGGGAATAAAGTACGATCCACAAATAGGAATACTAGGAATGGAAGTGGCAGTTACAATAACAAGACCAGGCTTTAGCATTAGGCTTAGAAGCAGACACAAGGCCTCAGTTGGACACGAACACAGAATCTCAAGAGAAGAGGCCCAACAATTCTTAACTAGGGAGTTTGGAGTGATTATCATATGA
- a CDS encoding 30S ribosomal protein S14 encodes MKDRSYEYTGRHKHEFGKGSRWCKRCGDYTAVIQKYNLMICRRCFREVGNSLGFYKYR; translated from the coding sequence ATGAAGGACAGATCATACGAGTATACAGGAAGACACAAGCACGAATTCGGAAAAGGCTCACGCTGGTGCAAGCGATGTGGCGATTACACTGCAGTCATACAAAAATACAACCTTATGATCTGCAGACGTTGCTTCAGAGAAGTAGGAAACTCGCTGGGCTTTTACAAATATCGGTGA
- a CDS encoding 30S ribosomal protein S8: MPATNILSNLFNTLYNNEARRRNECVILPTSKLGIEVLKTLQKHNYIGEFEHVEDKRGGKFKIQLIAHITKCGAITPRFKVKKGEFNEWEQQYLPAYNRGMLVVTTNQGIMSHHDAQNKGIGGFLIGYVY, encoded by the coding sequence ATGCCAGCAACGAACATTCTTTCAAATTTATTTAATACTTTATACAATAACGAGGCAAGACGACGAAACGAATGCGTCATACTACCAACCTCAAAGCTAGGAATCGAGGTACTCAAAACTCTGCAAAAACACAACTATATCGGCGAATTTGAGCATGTCGAAGACAAGCGAGGCGGCAAATTCAAGATTCAGTTAATAGCACATATCACAAAATGCGGCGCAATCACGCCCAGATTCAAGGTAAAAAAAGGCGAGTTCAACGAGTGGGAGCAACAATACCTGCCGGCATACAACCGTGGAATGCTAGTAGTAACTACAAACCAGGGAATTATGTCTCACCATGATGCACAAAACAAGGGAATTGGAGGATTTCTAATAGGATATGTCTACTAA
- a CDS encoding 50S ribosomal protein L6 has protein sequence MSTKQEEIFQTIFEVPQKVKVTLNKHMLLVEGPLGKVYKNFKKIPVEMSVSDGKVSIKAINSRKKYYAIANTALSLVRNLCDGVINGYTIKMKIVYAHFPITVKTKDKLVLIENFQGERAPRVAKIHGATKVVSKGDDITITGSVLNDVTQTAAEIEAVTKVKNKDHRVFLDGVYQYHKAKGIEK, from the coding sequence ATGTCTACTAAACAAGAGGAAATTTTCCAAACCATATTTGAAGTACCTCAAAAAGTCAAAGTCACGCTAAACAAACACATGCTACTAGTCGAAGGACCACTAGGCAAAGTTTACAAGAATTTCAAGAAAATCCCAGTCGAAATGTCAGTCTCCGACGGCAAGGTATCAATCAAGGCAATCAATAGTAGAAAAAAATACTATGCAATTGCAAACACCGCACTGTCACTCGTCAGAAACCTCTGCGACGGCGTAATCAACGGCTACACCATAAAGATGAAAATTGTATATGCACACTTTCCAATTACGGTAAAAACAAAGGACAAGCTTGTACTAATTGAGAACTTCCAAGGTGAGCGGGCACCACGCGTGGCAAAAATCCACGGTGCAACAAAGGTGGTATCAAAAGGCGATGACATTACAATTACAGGCTCAGTGTTAAATGACGTCACACAGACTGCTGCAGAAATCGAGGCAGTGACCAAAGTCAAAAACAAGGATCATCGAGTGTTCCTAGACGGTGTATACCAGTACCACAAGGCAAAAGGCATAGAAAAATAA
- a CDS encoding NUDIX domain-containing protein — protein MVKKAPQKEYDDFRKYFAFSCVDLIILDGKSVLLTRRTRNPYKGYWHLPGSMVHKDERLQDAVKRSAKEELNLNVKIKKFIGVYESLNKFRHDISHGFIVVPSRGKIKTDYQSDNYGFFTKLPSKTLPHHKKMILDAMNCRHK, from the coding sequence TTGGTCAAAAAAGCACCACAAAAAGAGTATGATGACTTTAGGAAGTATTTTGCATTTTCCTGTGTTGACTTGATAATACTCGACGGTAAATCCGTACTACTGACAAGGAGAACCAGAAACCCGTACAAGGGATATTGGCATTTGCCTGGAAGCATGGTCCACAAGGATGAAAGACTCCAGGATGCAGTAAAAAGATCAGCAAAAGAAGAGTTAAACCTTAATGTAAAAATCAAAAAATTTATCGGCGTTTACGAGAGCCTCAATAAATTCCGACATGATATTTCTCATGGATTTATTGTTGTACCATCGAGAGGAAAAATCAAGACCGATTATCAAAGCGATAATTATGGGTTTTTTACAAAACTACCTAGCAAGACCCTACCACACCACAAAAAAATGATTCTTGATGCGATGAATTGCAGGCACAAATAA